TCATCAATCTGATCAACGCAGCCATCGACGACAAGTCTCCTTATACCGGCGGCCATTGTCAGCGCGTCCCCGTACTCACGATGATGCTTGCCGAGGCCGTGAACGAGACCACTGCGGGCCCGCTCGCCGATTTCCGGATGAGCGACGATGACCGTTACGAACTGAAGATCGCGGGTTTGCTGCATGACTGCGGAAAAGTCACCACGCCGGTTCACGTGGTGGACAAGGCAACCAAGCTGCAGACCATATTCGACCGCATCGCACTGATCGATACGCGGTTCGAGGTCATCAAGCGGGACGCGGAGATCGCGATGTTGAAGGCCAAGCTGGCGGCGCCCGGCAATCCAGACGGCGAATGGCAGCGGGCCGAGCGGGAGTTCCATGTGCGGCTGCGTCAGATCAACGAGGACCGCGAGTTCCTGCGCTTCGCCAACATCGGTTCGGAGGCGATGCGCGAAGAGGACCAGGAAAGAGTGCGGCAGATCTCGCGGACTTATCGCTGGCGCGACGTGAGCGGCAACGAGGCGGAGTTCCTGACCGCGGACGAAGTCAAGAACCTTTCGATCCGGTCCGGGACGTTGACTCCCGAGGAACGCCAGATCATCAATCACCACATCGAAGTGACGATCAAGATGCTGGAATCGCTGCCGTGGCCGCGCCACCTGCGCAATGTGCCGGAGTACGCAGGCGGGCATCACGAGCGCATGGACGGCAAGGGCTATCCGCGGGGCCTGAGGCGCGAACAGATGTCGGTGCAGGCCCGCATCATGGGCATCGCCGACATCTTCGAGGCGCTGACGGCCAAGGACCGTCCCTACAAGAAAGGCAAGACTCTCTCGGAAGCGTTGCACATCCTCGGGAAGTTCAAGCTGAACGGCCACATCGACCCGGATCTGTTCGACATCTTCGTTC
The DNA window shown above is from Burkholderiales bacterium and carries:
- a CDS encoding HD domain-containing phosphohydrolase, whose product is MNGEEHLASGAPGSADPLRRLEELNRIGISLSREKNITRLLEAILVAAKKITNADGGTLYRVDSEGKRVHFEILRTDSLGIAMGGTTGVQIPFDPVRLYDENGQPNNSMVVAYSVLHDETVNVADAYTEKGFDFSGTKRFDRKTGYRSKSFLTVPMKNHENEIIGVLQLINAKDRSSGAIVPFSKADQHLAESLASQAAVALTNRQLINQLEELFESFINLINAAIDDKSPYTGGHCQRVPVLTMMLAEAVNETTAGPLADFRMSDDDRYELKIAGLLHDCGKVTTPVHVVDKATKLQTIFDRIALIDTRFEVIKRDAEIAMLKAKLAAPGNPDGEWQRAEREFHVRLRQINEDREFLRFANIGSEAMREEDQERVRQISRTYRWRDVSGNEAEFLTADEVKNLSIRSGTLTPEERQIINHHIEVTIKMLESLPWPRHLRNVPEYAGGHHERMDGKGYPRGLRREQMSVQARIMGIADIFEALTAKDRPYKKGKTLSEALHILGKFKLNGHIDPDLFDIFVRSKVYVKYAQQFLDPDQIDQVDETRIPGYSSV